From Mercenaria mercenaria strain notata chromosome 17, MADL_Memer_1, whole genome shotgun sequence, the proteins below share one genomic window:
- the LOC128550108 gene encoding MTRF1L release factor glutamine methyltransferase-like isoform X2 gives MLLSKHIQVWKENLSLAGVQFAGEPDADSSVNLIVAHVLGSKMKNVTDMNFIPSECTQRKIEEMCKERMKRKPVQYIIGEWTFHDMTLEMRPPVFIPRRTTEDFASIIVNEWSLEHEQTGRFLEIGCGTGAVSLYILRKLPNVKCVVVDKNEIACKLTVANATRYNLEERIHVIHGDILQDRVISELSRCGPYNVLVSNPPSMSTDKMRSFGPELEYEDLDAIYAGTDGLDIIRRILAISHTLLYDNLSFVWLEMGEPERIKGLLESHHEIRLSYMETFKDFRGRDRCCKLQLNDAQTV, from the exons ATGCTACTTTCAAAGCATATACAGGTATGGAAGGAGAATCTGTCACTTGCAGGTGTACAGTTTGCAGGTGAACCGGACGCAGACAGTTCTGTAAATCTCATTGTTGCCCATGTACTGGGATCGAAAATG aaaaatgtgaccgATATGAATTTTATTCCTTCTGAATGTACACAAAGAAAAATAGAAGAAATGTGTAAGGAGAGAATGAAAAG GAAACCAGTGCAGTATATCATCGGTGAATGGACTTTTCATGATATGACACTGGAGATGAGACCGCCGGTTTTTATTCCACGACGGACAACAGAG GACTTCGCAAGCATTATAGTGAATGAATGGTCATTGGAGCATGAACAGACAGGGAGATTTCTAGAGATTGGCTGTGGAACGGGAGCAGTGTCTCTTTATATACTCAGAAAATTGCCAAAT GTAAAATGTGTTGTGGTGGATAAAAATGAAATTGCCTGTAAATTAACCGTCGCCAATGCAACACGATATAATCTAGAAGAAAGAATACACGTCATCCATGGAGATATATTACAAG ATCGAGTCATATCAGAGCTGTCTCGATGTGGACCTTACAATGTTCTTGTAAGCAATCCGCCTTCTATGTCAACAGATAAGATGAGATCTTTTGGACCTGAACTAGA GTATGAGGATCTTGATGCGATATATGCTGGTACTGATGGTCTAGATATTATTCGGAGGATACTTGCTATATCACACACTCTCCTATATGATAACCTAAG TTTTGTTTGGCTGGAAATGGGCGAGCCTGAAAGAATCAAGGGACTACTTGAATCACATCATGAAATCAGGCTTTCATATATGGAGACTTTCAAGGATTTCAGAGGAAG GGATAGGTGTTGTAAGTTGCAGTTGAATGACGCACAAACAGTGTAG
- the LOC128550108 gene encoding MTRF1L release factor glutamine methyltransferase-like isoform X3: MNGTLPNTLKVPGQTTVTMLLSKHIQVWKENLSLAGVQFAGEPDADSSVNLIVAHVLGSKMKNVTDMNFIPSECTQRKIEEMCKERMKRKPVQYIIGEWTFHDMTLEMRPPVFIPRRTTEDFASIIVNEWSLEHEQTGRFLEIGCGTGAVSLYILRKLPNVKCVVVDKNEIACKLTVANATRYNLEERIHVIHGDILQDRVISELSRCGPYNVLVSNPPSMSTDKMRSFGPELDFVWLEMGEPERIKGLLESHHEIRLSYMETFKDFRGRDRCCKLQLNDAQTV; the protein is encoded by the exons atgaatggaacgttacctaacacattaaag GTTCCCGGGCAAACAACGGTTACTATGCTACTTTCAAAGCATATACAGGTATGGAAGGAGAATCTGTCACTTGCAGGTGTACAGTTTGCAGGTGAACCGGACGCAGACAGTTCTGTAAATCTCATTGTTGCCCATGTACTGGGATCGAAAATG aaaaatgtgaccgATATGAATTTTATTCCTTCTGAATGTACACAAAGAAAAATAGAAGAAATGTGTAAGGAGAGAATGAAAAG GAAACCAGTGCAGTATATCATCGGTGAATGGACTTTTCATGATATGACACTGGAGATGAGACCGCCGGTTTTTATTCCACGACGGACAACAGAG GACTTCGCAAGCATTATAGTGAATGAATGGTCATTGGAGCATGAACAGACAGGGAGATTTCTAGAGATTGGCTGTGGAACGGGAGCAGTGTCTCTTTATATACTCAGAAAATTGCCAAAT GTAAAATGTGTTGTGGTGGATAAAAATGAAATTGCCTGTAAATTAACCGTCGCCAATGCAACACGATATAATCTAGAAGAAAGAATACACGTCATCCATGGAGATATATTACAAG ATCGAGTCATATCAGAGCTGTCTCGATGTGGACCTTACAATGTTCTTGTAAGCAATCCGCCTTCTATGTCAACAGATAAGATGAGATCTTTTGGACCTGAACTAGA TTTTGTTTGGCTGGAAATGGGCGAGCCTGAAAGAATCAAGGGACTACTTGAATCACATCATGAAATCAGGCTTTCATATATGGAGACTTTCAAGGATTTCAGAGGAAG GGATAGGTGTTGTAAGTTGCAGTTGAATGACGCACAAACAGTGTAG
- the LOC128550108 gene encoding MTRF1L release factor glutamine methyltransferase-like isoform X1, protein MNGTLPNTLKVPGQTTVTMLLSKHIQVWKENLSLAGVQFAGEPDADSSVNLIVAHVLGSKMKNVTDMNFIPSECTQRKIEEMCKERMKRKPVQYIIGEWTFHDMTLEMRPPVFIPRRTTEDFASIIVNEWSLEHEQTGRFLEIGCGTGAVSLYILRKLPNVKCVVVDKNEIACKLTVANATRYNLEERIHVIHGDILQDRVISELSRCGPYNVLVSNPPSMSTDKMRSFGPELEYEDLDAIYAGTDGLDIIRRILAISHTLLYDNLSFVWLEMGEPERIKGLLESHHEIRLSYMETFKDFRGRDRCCKLQLNDAQTV, encoded by the exons atgaatggaacgttacctaacacattaaag GTTCCCGGGCAAACAACGGTTACTATGCTACTTTCAAAGCATATACAGGTATGGAAGGAGAATCTGTCACTTGCAGGTGTACAGTTTGCAGGTGAACCGGACGCAGACAGTTCTGTAAATCTCATTGTTGCCCATGTACTGGGATCGAAAATG aaaaatgtgaccgATATGAATTTTATTCCTTCTGAATGTACACAAAGAAAAATAGAAGAAATGTGTAAGGAGAGAATGAAAAG GAAACCAGTGCAGTATATCATCGGTGAATGGACTTTTCATGATATGACACTGGAGATGAGACCGCCGGTTTTTATTCCACGACGGACAACAGAG GACTTCGCAAGCATTATAGTGAATGAATGGTCATTGGAGCATGAACAGACAGGGAGATTTCTAGAGATTGGCTGTGGAACGGGAGCAGTGTCTCTTTATATACTCAGAAAATTGCCAAAT GTAAAATGTGTTGTGGTGGATAAAAATGAAATTGCCTGTAAATTAACCGTCGCCAATGCAACACGATATAATCTAGAAGAAAGAATACACGTCATCCATGGAGATATATTACAAG ATCGAGTCATATCAGAGCTGTCTCGATGTGGACCTTACAATGTTCTTGTAAGCAATCCGCCTTCTATGTCAACAGATAAGATGAGATCTTTTGGACCTGAACTAGA GTATGAGGATCTTGATGCGATATATGCTGGTACTGATGGTCTAGATATTATTCGGAGGATACTTGCTATATCACACACTCTCCTATATGATAACCTAAG TTTTGTTTGGCTGGAAATGGGCGAGCCTGAAAGAATCAAGGGACTACTTGAATCACATCATGAAATCAGGCTTTCATATATGGAGACTTTCAAGGATTTCAGAGGAAG GGATAGGTGTTGTAAGTTGCAGTTGAATGACGCACAAACAGTGTAG